In a genomic window of Salegentibacter salegens:
- a CDS encoding glycoside hydrolase family 43 protein has protein sequence MKLRLKMLALFGLGIMLSPQLLKAQNPIITDVFTADPAPLVYDDTVYLYTSHDTASVSSTNYEMKDWLVFSSTDMKNWKNHGPKLSPKDFSWATGDAYAAEVAERDGKFYFYVSTFHKDDDRSDGGAAIGVAVADSPLGPFKDAKGEALIYNEMTTDNPHGWDDIDPSVFVDDDGQAYMYWGNGSMKMVKLKDNMIELDGKIQYYNPKNFIEGPWVYKRKGLYYLVYASKGEERERVEYATSDSPEGPWEYRGILADSAPNSFTIHPGIIEYKGKDYFFYHNGVLPTGGSYRRSITVDYMYYNEDGTIQKVEQTEEGVEAVE, from the coding sequence ATGAAACTCAGACTTAAAATGCTTGCATTATTTGGATTAGGAATAATGCTTTCGCCTCAGCTTTTAAAAGCTCAAAACCCCATTATCACAGATGTTTTTACGGCAGACCCCGCACCGCTGGTTTATGACGATACGGTTTATTTATATACCAGCCACGATACGGCTTCAGTATCTTCCACCAACTACGAAATGAAGGATTGGCTAGTTTTTTCTTCGACTGATATGAAAAATTGGAAAAATCACGGACCAAAACTCTCGCCAAAAGATTTCTCCTGGGCAACCGGGGATGCCTATGCGGCTGAGGTTGCAGAAAGAGACGGTAAATTTTATTTTTATGTATCCACCTTTCATAAAGATGATGACAGGAGCGATGGGGGTGCGGCAATAGGAGTAGCGGTTGCAGATTCACCCTTAGGGCCATTTAAGGATGCAAAAGGAGAAGCTTTAATCTATAATGAAATGACCACCGATAATCCTCACGGGTGGGATGATATTGATCCTTCGGTTTTTGTGGATGATGATGGCCAGGCCTATATGTACTGGGGTAATGGCAGTATGAAAATGGTCAAATTAAAAGATAATATGATTGAATTAGATGGGAAAATCCAATATTATAATCCAAAGAATTTTATAGAAGGTCCCTGGGTTTACAAAAGAAAAGGCCTGTATTATTTAGTATATGCGAGCAAGGGGGAAGAACGAGAAAGAGTTGAATACGCTACCTCTGATAGTCCGGAAGGACCCTGGGAATACCGTGGAATACTCGCAGACAGCGCTCCCAATAGTTTTACCATTCATCCCGGTATTATCGAGTACAAAGGAAAAGATTATTTCTTTTACCATAATGGTGTATTACCAACCGGGGGAAGTTATCGACGTTCAATTACCGTAGATTATATGTACTACAATGAAGATGGCACCATTCAGAAAGTAGAACAAACCGAAGAAGGGGTAGAAGCTGTAGAATAG